The proteins below are encoded in one region of Arthrobacter sp. CJ23:
- a CDS encoding NAD kinase translates to MSRRVLVLAHTGREESLRAAWDACTQLHASGLVPVLQKSELADIERFFGALDNPIEILHEDVSLEDVELVMVLGGDGTILRAAELVRDVDVPLLGVNLGHVGFLAESERADLAQTVEWIASRDYSVEERMTIDVQVWVRGQKIWHTWALNEAAIEKANRERMLEVVTEVDERPLTSFGCDGVVLATPTGSTAYAFSSGGPVVWPEVEALVIVPISAHALFAKPLVVSPRSKLAVEIMNRTDAQGVLWCDGRRSVDLPPGARVEVTRSATPVRLARTHKTPFSARLVRKFELPIHGWRGPAPHSEDVNTGPTPIIRTFTPTPLPSPRDAGPGDQADPTKAK, encoded by the coding sequence ATGAGCAGGCGTGTATTGGTCCTTGCCCACACAGGGCGGGAGGAGTCGCTCCGCGCGGCCTGGGATGCCTGCACGCAGCTCCACGCCTCGGGACTCGTCCCCGTTCTGCAGAAATCGGAGCTGGCCGACATCGAGCGGTTCTTCGGTGCCCTGGACAACCCGATTGAGATCCTGCACGAGGACGTTTCGCTGGAAGACGTCGAACTCGTCATGGTGCTCGGCGGCGACGGCACCATCCTCCGGGCCGCCGAACTTGTCCGCGACGTCGATGTTCCCCTCCTGGGCGTCAACTTGGGCCATGTGGGCTTCCTCGCGGAAAGCGAGCGTGCAGACCTGGCGCAGACCGTCGAATGGATCGCGAGCCGTGACTACTCGGTGGAAGAACGCATGACCATCGACGTCCAGGTCTGGGTCCGCGGGCAGAAAATCTGGCACACCTGGGCCCTCAACGAGGCCGCCATCGAAAAAGCCAACCGGGAACGCATGCTCGAGGTCGTCACCGAAGTCGACGAACGCCCGCTGACCTCCTTCGGCTGCGACGGCGTGGTCCTGGCCACGCCCACCGGCTCCACCGCCTACGCGTTTTCCTCCGGCGGACCCGTTGTCTGGCCAGAGGTGGAGGCCCTCGTCATCGTTCCGATCAGTGCCCACGCGCTGTTCGCCAAACCCTTGGTGGTCTCACCACGGTCCAAGCTCGCCGTCGAGATCATGAACCGCACCGACGCCCAAGGCGTCCTCTGGTGCGACGGACGGCGGTCCGTGGACCTGCCGCCGGGCGCGCGCGTCGAGGTGACCCGCTCCGCCACCCCGGTACGGCTCGCCCGCACCCACAAGACCCCCTTCTCCGCCAGGCTCGTGCGCAAGTTCGAACTGCCCATCCACGGCTGGCGGGGCCCTGCACCCCACTCCGAGGACGTCAACACCGGACCCACGCCCATCATCCGGACCTTCACCCCGACTCCCTTGCCCAGTCCCAGGGACGCCGGGCCCGGTGATCAGGCCGACCCCACGAAGGCGAAGTGA
- a CDS encoding CTP synthase, whose product MISSNSVVQRSNSRVNSRFPGSSKTTKHIFVTGGVASSLGKGLTASSLGHLLRARGLSVTMQKLDPYLNVDPGTMNPFQHGEVFVTDDGAETDLDIGHYERFLDENLEGSANVTTGQIYSTVIAKERRGEYLGDTVQVIPHITDEIKRRMRLPAEGKNAPDVIITEIGGTVGDIESQPFLESARQVRQDVGRGNVFFLHVSLVPYIGPSQELKTKPTQHSVAALRSIGIQPEAIVIRSDREVPDAMREKIGRMCDVDIDAVVNAADAPSIYDIPKTLHAQGLDSYIVRALDLPFKDVDWTKWDKLLEAVHNPKHEVEVALVGKYIDLPDAYLSVTEALRAGGFANEAKVKIRWVPSDECETLAGATKSLAGVDAICVPGGFGIRGLEGKLGALKFARETKLPVLGLCLGLQCMVIEYARNVVGLEGASSSEFEPDSKYPVIATMEEQLDIVGGKGDLGGTMRLGLYEAKLLEGSVVAETYGSTSVSERHRHRYEVNNKYREQIAAEGLVFSGTSPDGKLVEYVELPREVHPYYVATQAHPELSSRPTRPHPLFAGLVKAALDRREDAAAAAKPAARKVAAK is encoded by the coding sequence ATGATAAGCTCGAACTCCGTGGTGCAGCGATCAAATTCCCGTGTAAATTCCCGGTTCCCGGGCTCGTCCAAGACGACCAAACACATCTTCGTTACCGGCGGTGTGGCGTCCTCGCTCGGCAAAGGACTGACGGCTTCGAGCCTCGGCCACCTGCTGCGGGCACGCGGTTTGTCTGTAACTATGCAGAAGCTCGATCCCTATCTGAACGTGGATCCGGGCACGATGAACCCCTTCCAGCACGGCGAAGTCTTCGTGACTGACGACGGCGCCGAGACGGACCTCGACATCGGGCACTACGAGCGCTTCCTCGACGAAAACCTCGAAGGCTCAGCCAACGTCACCACCGGCCAGATCTACTCGACGGTCATCGCCAAGGAACGCCGCGGCGAGTACTTGGGCGATACCGTGCAGGTCATCCCGCACATCACCGATGAAATCAAGCGCCGCATGCGCCTGCCCGCCGAAGGCAAGAACGCCCCGGACGTCATCATCACGGAAATCGGCGGCACCGTTGGCGACATCGAGTCCCAGCCCTTCCTCGAATCCGCACGCCAGGTCCGCCAGGACGTGGGCCGCGGTAACGTCTTCTTCCTGCACGTCTCCCTGGTGCCCTACATCGGCCCCTCGCAGGAACTGAAGACCAAGCCGACGCAACACTCCGTTGCCGCGCTGCGCTCCATCGGCATCCAGCCCGAGGCGATCGTGATCCGCTCCGACCGCGAAGTCCCGGACGCCATGCGTGAGAAGATCGGCCGCATGTGCGATGTCGACATCGACGCCGTGGTCAACGCCGCCGATGCCCCCAGCATCTACGACATCCCCAAGACGCTCCACGCCCAGGGCCTGGACTCGTACATCGTGCGTGCCCTCGACCTGCCGTTCAAGGACGTCGACTGGACCAAGTGGGACAAGCTCCTCGAAGCCGTCCACAACCCGAAGCACGAGGTCGAGGTTGCCCTGGTCGGCAAGTACATCGACCTGCCGGACGCCTACCTGTCCGTGACCGAGGCCCTGCGCGCCGGCGGCTTCGCCAACGAGGCCAAGGTCAAGATCCGCTGGGTCCCCTCCGATGAGTGCGAGACCCTTGCCGGGGCCACCAAGTCCCTGGCCGGCGTCGACGCCATCTGCGTGCCCGGCGGCTTCGGCATCCGCGGCCTTGAAGGCAAGCTCGGCGCGCTGAAGTTCGCCCGCGAAACCAAACTGCCGGTCCTGGGCCTGTGCCTCGGCCTGCAGTGCATGGTCATCGAGTACGCACGCAACGTGGTGGGCCTGGAAGGCGCATCGTCGAGCGAATTCGAGCCGGACTCCAAGTACCCGGTCATCGCCACCATGGAAGAGCAGCTGGACATTGTGGGCGGCAAGGGCGATCTGGGCGGCACCATGCGCCTTGGCCTGTACGAGGCCAAGCTGCTTGAGGGTTCCGTGGTTGCTGAAACCTACGGTTCCACCAGCGTGAGCGAACGCCACCGGCACCGCTATGAGGTCAACAACAAGTACCGCGAGCAGATCGCGGCCGAGGGCCTGGTGTTCTCCGGAACGTCGCCCGACGGCAAGCTTGTTGAGTACGTCGAACTGCCCCGCGAAGTCCACCCGTACTACGTGGCCACGCAGGCGCACCCCGAGCTCAGCTCCCGCCCCACGCGTCCCCACCCGCTGTTCGCCGGCCTCGTCAAGGCCGCGCTGGACCGGCGTGAAGACGCCGCCGCGGCTGCAAAGCCTGCTGCCCGCAAGGTAGCTGCCAAGTAA
- the recN gene encoding DNA repair protein RecN has translation MLEELRIRDLGVIADATLPLGRGLSVVTGETGAGKTMVVTAVGLLLGARSDAGAVRSGAKSASAEAVLKLDPVHDAVARAREAGGEAEEFDGVAELVLARTVGADGRSRAFVGGRSAPVGVLAEIGESLVVIHGQSDQIRLKGATAQRHALDRFAGAPLAKVLGEYQELFAHWKSIQGELETLRGEARERLREAESLEVALAEIDQVDPQPSEDETLKAEAVKLANVEELRLAAAAAHEALIAEEFGDTGDATTLVDAAKRTLEHVAEHDEELGAAAARLAEVGFLLNDIAADLSSYQASLDTEGPERLSEIEERRAALAKLIRKYAPSIDEVLEWAEASRARLDELQDDSSRIEALDAEVLSAEATLRKLATDISKARLKAAKDLSARVSAELKALAMADATLVIDVEAGGQLGPHGVDEIAFLLQPHSGAPSRPLGKGASGGELSRVMLAIEVVLAAVDPVPTFVFDEVDAGVGGRAAVEIGRRLAMLARHVQVLVVTHLPQVAAFADQHIRVTKTSVRGADGKTATGFTSSDVQLLDAAERVKELARMLAGQEDSESARAHAQELLDDAKLLPQA, from the coding sequence ATGCTGGAAGAACTCCGAATCCGTGACCTCGGTGTCATCGCCGATGCCACGCTCCCGCTGGGCCGCGGCCTCAGCGTCGTCACAGGCGAAACCGGCGCGGGTAAGACCATGGTGGTCACCGCCGTCGGGCTCCTCCTGGGCGCCAGATCGGACGCCGGGGCGGTGCGCAGCGGCGCCAAATCTGCCTCTGCCGAGGCCGTACTCAAACTCGACCCTGTGCACGACGCCGTGGCCCGCGCCCGCGAGGCGGGCGGCGAGGCCGAAGAGTTCGACGGCGTGGCCGAACTGGTCCTTGCCCGTACCGTCGGCGCCGACGGACGCAGCCGTGCCTTCGTCGGCGGGCGATCCGCGCCCGTAGGCGTGCTGGCCGAAATCGGTGAAAGCCTGGTGGTGATCCACGGGCAGTCGGACCAGATCCGGCTCAAGGGAGCCACCGCGCAACGCCACGCCCTGGACCGCTTCGCCGGGGCGCCGCTGGCCAAGGTCCTGGGGGAGTACCAGGAACTTTTCGCCCACTGGAAATCGATCCAGGGCGAGCTGGAAACCCTCCGTGGCGAGGCCAGAGAACGCCTGCGCGAAGCCGAGTCCCTTGAAGTCGCCCTCGCCGAAATCGACCAGGTGGACCCGCAGCCCAGCGAGGACGAGACCCTCAAGGCCGAGGCCGTCAAGCTCGCCAATGTCGAGGAACTCCGCCTCGCGGCCGCCGCGGCGCATGAAGCCCTTATCGCCGAGGAGTTCGGCGACACGGGCGACGCCACCACGCTCGTGGACGCGGCCAAGCGCACGCTGGAACACGTTGCCGAACATGACGAGGAACTAGGGGCCGCGGCGGCCCGCCTTGCCGAGGTGGGCTTCCTGCTCAACGACATCGCCGCCGACCTCTCCAGCTACCAGGCCTCCCTCGACACCGAGGGCCCGGAGCGGCTGTCGGAGATCGAGGAACGCCGGGCCGCCCTGGCGAAGCTGATCCGCAAGTACGCCCCGAGCATCGACGAAGTCCTCGAATGGGCCGAAGCCTCCCGGGCACGGCTCGATGAACTGCAGGACGACTCGAGCAGGATCGAGGCCCTCGACGCCGAGGTGCTGTCCGCCGAGGCCACCCTACGGAAACTGGCCACGGACATCAGCAAGGCGCGGCTCAAGGCCGCCAAGGACCTCTCGGCCCGTGTCAGCGCGGAACTGAAGGCCCTGGCCATGGCCGATGCCACGCTGGTGATCGACGTCGAGGCCGGCGGCCAGCTGGGCCCGCACGGTGTGGACGAGATCGCCTTCCTGCTGCAGCCGCATTCCGGCGCCCCGTCACGGCCCCTGGGCAAGGGCGCCTCGGGCGGTGAGCTGTCCCGCGTCATGCTCGCCATCGAGGTGGTGCTCGCCGCCGTGGACCCCGTGCCGACGTTCGTCTTCGACGAGGTCGATGCCGGCGTGGGCGGCCGGGCCGCGGTGGAGATCGGACGCCGGCTCGCGATGCTGGCCCGCCACGTCCAGGTGCTGGTGGTCACCCACTTGCCGCAGGTGGCCGCCTTCGCGGACCAGCACATCCGCGTCACCAAAACCTCCGTCCGGGGCGCTGACGGCAAGACCGCCACGGGGTTCACCTCGAGCGATGTGCAGCTGCTGGACGCAGCGGAGCGCGTCAAGGAGCTGGCGCGCATGCTGGCCGGCCAGGAGGACTCCGAATCGGCGCGTGCCCATGCCCAGGAGCTCCTTGACGACGCGAAGCTGCTGCCGCAGGCCTGA
- a CDS encoding NUDIX hydrolase, which produces MPGISETPTSRQVSDVPSPRRLLSSSTVYEGRIWDVVSDAFQLGEDTGTLVRDYIDHPGAVAVLPMNDDGEILLLKQYRHPVGMDLWEIPAGLLDIEGEDFVVGAARELAEEADVTAATWNVLADFFNSPGSSSEAIRIYLARGLGEVPEAERHVRTDEEAEIELRWVPLTDAVAAVLEGRLHNPSAVVGILAAAAAKADGFANLRPADAPWPAHPSQR; this is translated from the coding sequence ATGCCCGGCATTTCTGAAACCCCCACGTCACGGCAGGTTTCGGACGTGCCGAGCCCGCGCCGTCTTTTGTCGTCCAGCACGGTCTACGAGGGCCGGATCTGGGATGTCGTCAGCGACGCCTTCCAGCTCGGCGAGGACACAGGCACCCTGGTGCGCGACTACATCGACCACCCGGGGGCCGTGGCGGTCCTTCCCATGAACGACGACGGCGAGATCCTCCTGCTCAAGCAGTACCGGCACCCGGTGGGGATGGACCTTTGGGAGATTCCGGCGGGCCTGCTGGACATTGAGGGCGAGGACTTCGTGGTGGGCGCGGCCCGGGAACTGGCCGAAGAAGCCGATGTCACAGCGGCCACGTGGAACGTGCTGGCGGACTTCTTCAATTCCCCGGGTTCCTCCAGCGAGGCCATCCGGATCTACCTCGCCCGCGGCCTCGGGGAGGTCCCGGAGGCCGAACGGCACGTCCGTACCGATGAGGAAGCCGAAATCGAGCTCCGCTGGGTCCCGCTCACCGATGCCGTGGCGGCAGTCCTGGAAGGGCGCCTGCACAACCCTTCTGCCGTCGTCGGGATCCTCGCAGCCGCGGCGGCGAAGGCCGACGGCTTCGCGAACCTCCGCCCGGCCGACGCGCCGTGGCCGGCACACCCAAGCCAGCGCTGA
- a CDS encoding TlyA family RNA methyltransferase, with protein sequence MARLDQELVVRGLARSRTHAAKLIADGKVSSGGTVLVKAAQQVAADAVLDVESHVEDIYVSRAGHKLAGALEAFPAVDVAGKRCLDAGASTGGFTDVLLRLGAAQVVAVDVGHDQLVPVLRNDPRVVVHEGLNVRYMKPERIGGPAAVTVADLSFISLTLVLHPLAACTEPGGDLVLMVKPQFEVGRERLSRTGVVSSEHERRRAVAQVARAAVDAGLGLHGLAASPLPGQDGNVEYFLWIKRKMSAVLPKIEERDEEVAALMETIWPNN encoded by the coding sequence ATGGCACGACTCGATCAGGAACTCGTGGTCCGCGGACTGGCGAGGTCACGGACCCATGCCGCCAAACTCATCGCCGACGGCAAAGTCAGCTCCGGCGGAACCGTCCTCGTCAAGGCGGCCCAGCAGGTGGCTGCGGACGCCGTCCTCGACGTTGAATCCCATGTGGAGGACATCTACGTCAGCCGTGCCGGGCACAAACTCGCCGGCGCCCTGGAGGCGTTTCCCGCCGTCGACGTCGCCGGAAAGCGATGCCTCGACGCCGGCGCCTCCACGGGTGGATTTACGGACGTACTGCTGCGGCTGGGTGCCGCGCAGGTGGTTGCGGTGGACGTGGGGCATGACCAACTGGTGCCCGTGCTGCGGAACGATCCGCGCGTCGTTGTGCACGAAGGACTCAACGTCCGGTACATGAAGCCGGAACGGATCGGCGGCCCTGCCGCGGTGACGGTCGCGGACCTCTCGTTCATTTCCCTGACTCTGGTGCTGCATCCGCTCGCGGCCTGCACCGAACCCGGCGGCGATCTGGTGCTCATGGTCAAGCCGCAGTTCGAAGTGGGCAGGGAACGTCTGAGCCGCACCGGCGTGGTGTCCTCCGAGCACGAACGACGCCGAGCGGTCGCCCAGGTGGCCCGCGCAGCGGTGGATGCGGGGCTGGGGCTGCACGGCCTGGCGGCGAGTCCGCTGCCGGGCCAGGACGGAAATGTCGAGTACTTCCTGTGGATAAAACGCAAGATGTCCGCGGTCTTGCCTAAGATCGAAGAGCGGGACGAAGAAGTTGCTGCGCTAATGGAAACAATCTGGCCGAACAACTAG
- a CDS encoding HAD-IIA family hydrolase, whose product MTDSLISSFDAVLSDLDGVVYAGPHAIPGAVESLQRLGTVGVGLGYVTNNASRTPAQVAAHLRELGAPAEDHQVVSSSQAAGALLAGLLPAGSRVMITGSAALAHEIELAGLTPVHSQAEDPVAVVQGFNPEIGWKDLAEAAYAIAAGALWVATNTDMSIPQARGIAPGNGTLVAAVASATGQKPLVAGKPEAPLFHVAAKRLQADRPLVVGDRLDTDILGGNRAGYATAAVLTGVDTPRTILAARTDERPNYLLADLPGLYEPYPEIVNDAGLFRCGAASASVADGTVSVTGSETDLDAWRAACAAWWTAVPEAAAATAPRLEWREN is encoded by the coding sequence ATGACTGATTCCCTGATTTCTTCGTTCGACGCAGTTCTCTCCGATCTTGACGGTGTTGTCTACGCTGGCCCGCACGCCATTCCCGGCGCCGTGGAGTCGCTGCAGCGCCTCGGGACCGTGGGTGTGGGGCTGGGCTATGTGACCAACAATGCCTCCCGTACGCCCGCGCAGGTCGCGGCACATTTGCGCGAGCTCGGAGCGCCGGCCGAAGACCATCAGGTAGTGAGCTCTTCGCAGGCGGCAGGCGCGCTTTTGGCCGGGCTGCTGCCTGCGGGCTCGCGCGTCATGATCACCGGCAGTGCAGCCCTGGCTCACGAAATTGAGCTGGCCGGGCTGACCCCCGTACACAGCCAGGCGGAGGACCCTGTGGCCGTGGTCCAGGGCTTCAACCCGGAGATCGGCTGGAAGGACCTGGCCGAGGCCGCATATGCCATTGCGGCGGGCGCGTTGTGGGTCGCCACCAACACGGACATGTCCATCCCGCAGGCCCGCGGCATCGCCCCCGGGAATGGAACGCTCGTGGCCGCGGTGGCCTCCGCCACCGGCCAGAAGCCGCTCGTAGCCGGGAAACCGGAGGCCCCGCTGTTCCATGTCGCCGCAAAGCGGCTCCAGGCCGATCGTCCCCTCGTGGTCGGGGACCGGCTCGACACCGACATCCTGGGCGGCAACCGTGCAGGCTACGCGACGGCGGCCGTGCTGACCGGCGTGGACACGCCCCGGACCATCCTGGCCGCACGCACGGACGAGCGCCCCAACTACCTGCTCGCAGACCTCCCGGGCCTGTATGAGCCTTACCCGGAAATCGTCAACGACGCCGGACTGTTCCGCTGCGGCGCGGCCTCCGCCAGCGTGGCGGACGGCACGGTGTCGGTCACCGGTTCCGAAACGGACCTGGATGCCTGGCGTGCTGCCTGTGCCGCATGGTGGACCGCCGTTCCCGAGGCGGCCGCGGCAACTGCACCCCGGCTGGAATGGCGCGAAAACTAG